The following are encoded together in the Culex pipiens pallens isolate TS chromosome 1, TS_CPP_V2, whole genome shotgun sequence genome:
- the LOC120416443 gene encoding uncharacterized protein LOC120416443: MFIERCIERLVDSPVTCRIVSVTYALLSLVGSILLLKYRLELVEDYNPDGLVSDKNMRIIVFVFGQFWLTSIVILLGGMLWGIVTLIKIHLYFLNGVNVGFFATLLIGAVTFLGICVGEMDKARTPWTEMIVQSFKFTLAMAALLSLVALVSLCCILFIRLILMNGFRTYKPFKPYYEELVKVAVLENAKEHKIVDADRPKGIEELKNADANGDIRLTKEVKCDAYNN, translated from the exons atgttcaTTGAAAGGTGTATTGAAAGGTTGGTTGACTCTCCGGTGACCTGCCGAATTGTGTCCGTTACTTACGCTTTGCTGAGCTTGGTGGGATCGATTTTACTGCTGAAGTACAGACTAGAGCTGGTGGAAG attatAATCCGGATGGTCTCGTTAGTGACAAAAATATGCGCATCATTGTATTtgtttttggtcaattttggctGACGTCTATTGTTATTCTCCTGGGCGGAATGTTATGG GGAATCGTCACTCTCATAAAAATTCATCTCTACTTTCTGAATGGTGTTAATGTTGGATTTTTTGCAACTCTACTGATCGGTGCTGTCACATTTCTGGGCATTTGCGTTGGAGAGATGGATAAAGCTAGAACTCCTTGGACGGAGATGATCGTTCAGTCGTTTAAGTTCACCTTAGCAATGGCGGCTTTACTATCTCTTGTGGCCTTAGTGTCACTTT GTTGCATTTTATTCATCCGTTTAATCCTCATGAACGGCTTCAGAACGTACAAACCGTTCAAACCATACTATGAGGAGCTGGTGAAGGTAGCTGTGCTGGAGAACGCCAAAGAGCACAAGATTGTTGATGCTGATAGACCAAAGGGTATCGAAGAGCTGAAGAACGCTGACGCAAATGGAGATATTCGTCTGACGAAGGAAGTCAAATGTGATGCTTACAATAATTGA